CGCTCGGATTCCCGGCAAGATGCAAAAACGCATCTGGATCCGCGAGGACGACGTCGTACTCGTCGAGCCGTGGGACTGGCAGGACGAGAAAGCGGACATTACCTGGCGCTACGAGAAGAGCGAGGCCGACCAGCTTCGCGAAGAAGGCCACATCCAGTAGCGCGACGACAACAGCGGCCCGAAGCCGAAGCCAGTCGCGTTCGAAGCGGGAAGAGGCGTTCTGGAGTTCGTTTCTCGGAAGACAGCATCGGGAGCCGGCAATCCGTCGCCGGGAACTCGTGGCGCGTGGTCGAGTCGAGTGCTCGAGTACGCGAGCGTTCGCAGTCGAGCCCTGACGGGCATCGCAGCGATCGATCGGAACGGCCGAAAACAGGGGTCGTTATCGGGCAGTGACGCGAATCTGGACGGTTCCCAGACCGGGAACGTCGAGTTCCGTCATCCGGCCGTGGAGTCGGCGACCCAGTGCCGGACCGCCGACCCTGACGAGCGCGACGGCGACCGCGAGAGCGCCGCCGAACGCCGCGGCGTAAACGGGATAGCTGGCGATGACGAGGAGCGCCAGCGCTGCGAGGACGAACGCGATCCCTCCGGTGATCGGTTCGACTCCGGTCGGTGGCTGGCGAGCGGGACTATCGTGCTGTGGGTGTGGGCGAGAGATCATGGGTGGGAACTGCCGTCCGGCCGTCGGACGACTGGTTTCGGATCGAAATAGTATCTCGACGCATATAACATTTCATATTCTTGGTAAGAATAGATACGTGATATCATATATCATAGTACAGATTGCATGTGTTACGACTAGAGCCGCCACGCAATTAGTGACATGGTATCCGTTCTCAAAATAACATCGTAATTATACAACCGGAATCAGACGGATCCCGAACCGGGTTCGAACGACTACGGTCGGCTGGGGCCAAAGGGGGCGCCGTCACCGGGGACGAAGGGGAAGCCGTCAAAACTACGCGCGCCCGGGACGGACGAGTGCGTCTCCAAGGGATCCGAAGCGAAAGGGAGGGGATTCGACGCGAAAGCCTCGCCGCTCACGGCGGGGAGGGTGACACCGAAGCGGGTATCGATCCGTCCGGTGGTTTTCAAAAGAACCGCGGGAATAGAGCCGAGTTCACACCGGGCCCTGTCTCTCACTCCCGTCTCGTTCTCGAGAGACAGAACCTGGCCGGGAGTTCGATCGGCGTCCTCGACCGTCGACTCACAGTCCGGTGACGTCTTCGATGGCGTCGGTCAGGGCCTGGATGCTCTCGACGGTGTGTTCACCCATGTGGCCGATTCGGAACGTCTTCTCGCCGAGCGCCGACCCGTACCCGTTCGAGAAGACCATGTCGTACTCCTCGTCGACGGCCGCGATGGTCTCGGCGACGTCGATGCCCTGCGTGTTCTCTATGCAGGCCACCGTCTGGGACTCGTAGCCCTCCTCGGGGAACATCTCGAAGTGGTCGCGGGCCCACTCGCGGGTGTACTCGGCCATCTCCCGGTGGCGCTGGGCCCGACCCTCGTGGCTTTCCTCGAGCATGTGTTTCATCTGCTGTCGGTAGGCCAGCATGACCGGAATCGCCGGCGTGGAGTGGGTCTGGCCCTTCCGATCGTAGTAGTCGAGCGTGCGCTGGAAGCCGCCGTACCACGACGCCGAGTCCGTCTCGAGTTCGCGCTGGTAGGCGTCGTCGCTGACGACGCACACGGCGAGACCCGGCGGCATGGCGAAGGCCTTCTGGACCGACGTGAAGATGACGTCGATGCCGTGGGCGTCGATGTCGACGTAGTCGCCGCCCAGGGCGGAGACGGCGTCGACGATGAAGTAGGTGTCCGGGTACTCGGCGACGACGTCGCCGATCTCCTCGATCGGGTTCCGGACGCCGGTCGAACTCTCGTTCATCACGCAGGTGACGGCGTCGTACTCGGTCTCGCTGCGTTCGAGCGCGTCGCGCACGTCCTCGGGTTTGACCGCCCGTCCCCATTCGTACTCGAGCGTGTCGACGGTCTTGCCGAGGCGTTCGGCGACGTCGGCCTGTCGCTCGCTGAAACTGCCACAGGTCGTACAGAGGACGTTCTCGTCGACGAGGTTGAGGATCGAACTCTCCATGAACTCGGTCCCCGACCCCGTGAGAACGACGACGTCGTTGTCGGTGCCGAGGAACTCCTTCGTGTCCTCGACGATGGTCGTGTACAGATCCGTCATGCGGTCCATCCGGTGGCCGAACATCGGTTCGCACATCGCCTCGATAACGTCCTCGCGCACCTCGGTCGGGCCCGGGATATACAGCGTCTTGTCGGGATAGTCGTCTCTGTATTCGCGTTTCTTGGTCACGGAAACCACCTGAGTACGGCTTACTGGGTCGCGAGACGGTATGGTACTTTGGAATGCCGCAGCAAGAACGGCCCGTCCGATGCCACGTCACGGAGTCGTCAGTCCGCAGCGGGCGCGACGGGTGCCGATCGACCGGTCTCGCGTCCGGTCACGTAGACGTTACCTCCGACGACGACGCCGTTTGCGGCAGTCGATCGACGCCGGGGACCGTAGCCGGCGATCGGGGTCGCGAGTCGCCAGAGCGTCGTGAGCTGACAGAGGGCGAAACCGAGGACGATCAGCCCGAACCCGCCGATCGTCGCGAGCGTGATCGACTCGCCCAGCAGGGCCCAACCGACGAGCGACGCGACGACGGGCGTGGCGTAGTTGACGAGGCTGAGCTGGCTCGCGCCGACCCGCTGGAGCAGGACGAAGTATGCGAGGAAGCCACCGGCGGTGGCGACGACCGCCAGGTACGCCAGTGCGGCGATCGTCGCGGGCGTCCACGCCGTCGCAGTGGCGGGCACGGTTTCGCCGGGATGGGCGTAACTCAGTCCGTGCAGGATGCCCCCGCCGACGGCCATCGCCCACGTCTGCAGCGAGATTACCGACAGCGTCCCCTGGGTCCGCTCGGTCAGGACCGAGCCGAGGGCGAAGACGAACGCGGCCCCGAACAACAGCGCGACGCCGACCACCTGTCCGTCGAGCGAACCGCCGGAAACCGCGATGACGACGACCCCGACGAGGGCGACAAACAGGCCGACGACGGCGGGTGCGCGGAGGCGTTCCTGCGGGAGCAAAGCGATCGCGAGCGGCGGCGTCACGATCGGCGTCAGGCTGAGGACGATCGCGGCGACCGCGCTCGAGACGTACGACTGGCCGAGGAACAGCAGGCCGTAGTGGGCTCCGACCATCAGCCCGCCCGCGACGACGATCGATGTCACGTCACCGCGGGTCCGGGGGCGCCACTCGAGGCCGAGGACCGCGATGGCCCCCACGAACAGCAGGGTCGCAACGTCGAGTCGAAGTGCGGCGAAGAGAATCGGTGGCAACGTCGCCAGGCCGACCTCGATCGCGCCGAAGGCGGTGCCCCAGCCGATCGCGAGCGCGACGAAGAGCAGGAGATCTCGCTGTGCAGTCATTTCACCACGAAATGGGACTCGGACACTTGTATGTTGCTATTCGATCGGTAGAGTGCCTCTAGTTGCCAAATTTGGAGAGGTATGCTAACAAGGAACGCTGGCATTCGGAACCGTGGTAGTAAGTGAGCAAACAGAACAGAACGTCGGCCACGCGGGCAGGGTTGAGTTCACCGAGACGCGTTCAGCACCGACGACGGGCGGACGTCGGTCGATCGGTCGCAATCGGCGACGGGCCGCTCGGTGAGCACGACGACGTCACCAGCGTCGTCCAGCCTCTCGATACCTCGCGAGTTCGATCGCGGGACCGAGATCGATCGGCCACCGGACGTCCCGTCGGCTGAACGCACCCGCGACAGGCCGACGGTAGCACCGCGAAGCAGTAGCTGGTGAGGACCGGAAGAAAATGAAAGAAGAACCGGGAAACTCGTTATTGGACCTGGATCTCGCCTTCCATCGCGGAGTGGGGCTGGCAGCGGTACTTGACGATTTCCTCGGTGGCCGTGAACGAGATGAACTGATCGTCGCCGCCTTCTGCGGACAGTTCCGTCTCGTAGTCGTCGACGACCTCGTCGCTTTCGTTACGAAGCTGGATGTTGTGTTGGTTGCCGTCGCCTTCGTTCCAGCCGATCTCGTAGTCCGCGTCCGCCTCGAGGACGAGGGTCGGGTTCTCGGTCCCTTCGATTGCGGACGGTGCAACGCCCTGCCAGCCGCCGATATTGGCCTCGAGTTCGATCGTGGTGTCCGGATCGATTTCGTAGGTGTCGTCGCCACCGTTACCGCCGTCGCCGTCGCCCCCGTTGTTATCGTCGCTGGAACATCCTGCAACGAGCGCGGTCGCCGCCGTCGCACCCGCGAGCTTCATCGTCTTTCGCCGCGAGAGAGTGCTGTCTCGTGTCATCAACCGATGATTGGGACCGAGTACATAAAAATTAACACGCTCTGTCGCCGCTTAGTGATGTGTTTACACACCACAGAAGGACGCCGGTTTCGGTGAGTAACCCGTCATTCTACGGGTTCAACTGTAGACCAACGAACCGTTGCTGTCATCTAGACGTCATTTCTGCCGCCGGCGCCCAACCCATCGGGTCGGTT
The nucleotide sequence above comes from Halosolutus halophilus. Encoded proteins:
- the eif1A gene encoding translation initiation factor eIF-1A, which gives rise to MSDDEGGRKNLRMPEDDEVFATVTDMLGANRVKVRCADGKERTARIPGKMQKRIWIREDDVVLVEPWDWQDEKADITWRYEKSEADQLREEGHIQ
- a CDS encoding cupredoxin domain-containing protein, whose product is MTRDSTLSRRKTMKLAGATAATALVAGCSSDDNNGGDGDGGNGGDDTYEIDPDTTIELEANIGGWQGVAPSAIEGTENPTLVLEADADYEIGWNEGDGNQHNIQLRNESDEVVDDYETELSAEGGDDQFISFTATEEIVKYRCQPHSAMEGEIQVQ
- a CDS encoding pyridoxal-phosphate-dependent aminotransferase family protein produces the protein MTKKREYRDDYPDKTLYIPGPTEVREDVIEAMCEPMFGHRMDRMTDLYTTIVEDTKEFLGTDNDVVVLTGSGTEFMESSILNLVDENVLCTTCGSFSERQADVAERLGKTVDTLEYEWGRAVKPEDVRDALERSETEYDAVTCVMNESSTGVRNPIEEIGDVVAEYPDTYFIVDAVSALGGDYVDIDAHGIDVIFTSVQKAFAMPPGLAVCVVSDDAYQRELETDSASWYGGFQRTLDYYDRKGQTHSTPAIPVMLAYRQQMKHMLEESHEGRAQRHREMAEYTREWARDHFEMFPEEGYESQTVACIENTQGIDVAETIAAVDEEYDMVFSNGYGSALGEKTFRIGHMGEHTVESIQALTDAIEDVTGL
- a CDS encoding DMT family transporter, which produces MTAQRDLLLFVALAIGWGTAFGAIEVGLATLPPILFAALRLDVATLLFVGAIAVLGLEWRPRTRGDVTSIVVAGGLMVGAHYGLLFLGQSYVSSAVAAIVLSLTPIVTPPLAIALLPQERLRAPAVVGLFVALVGVVVIAVSGGSLDGQVVGVALLFGAAFVFALGSVLTERTQGTLSVISLQTWAMAVGGGILHGLSYAHPGETVPATATAWTPATIAALAYLAVVATAGGFLAYFVLLQRVGASQLSLVNYATPVVASLVGWALLGESITLATIGGFGLIVLGFALCQLTTLWRLATPIAGYGPRRRSTAANGVVVGGNVYVTGRETGRSAPVAPAAD